CTTTCTCCCTGGACTTGAAGTCCGCCTGGCCCGTCGTGAAGTCCTGCTCGAGCCGCTGAAGTTCCGCCTGGAGTTCCTCCCGGCGCCGGGGGATCTCCTCGAGCTGTTTCCCGAGGGTGGCGATCTCCCGGTCCAGTTCCTGCAAATCCAGCAGATGACGGATGTCCGGCAGCATGGGTCCTCCAGGGGGGCGGATTCGGGCGTGCGCGGGGCCGGGGGCGGCACCGCGGGAAAATGGGCCCACCAGGATTCGAACCTGGGACCAGCCGGTTATGAGCCGGCAGCTCTGAACCGCTGAGCTATGGGCCCGTGCTGCGCCTGATCACGCCCGCGGGAAGGGAGTGTAAACCACGGGGCCGGCAATGTCAACCGGGGGTTACCGGACCTCCCGGACCAGGCGGAACCCGAGGCCCGAATACCGGAGGTCCTTCGGGTAGGGCATGCGGTTCGCCGCGCGGACGCTCCAGCCGTTGCTGCTCCAGGATCCGCCGCGGGCCACCCGGCGATTCTCCTCCCCCCCCGCGACGCGGGCGATCCCGTCGGATGGGGCGCCCTCGTAAGAACCGGTGTAGACGTCCTCGCACCACTCCCACAGGTTGCCCAGCATATCGTGGATCCCCCAGGGATTGGGCTTTTTTCCCTTCACGGCGTGGGGCGTCCGTCCGGAGTTGGCGTCGTACCAGCAGTACGCATCGGGAGGCTCGGCTTTCCAGAAGGCTTCCGTGACGGTCCCGGCGCGGCAGGCATATTCCCACTCCGCCTCCGAGGGCAGGCGGTAACGTTTTCCGGGGTCCTTCTCGTTGAGTTTTCGGACGAATTCCTGCGCGTCGTCCCAAGAGACCGAGTCTACCGGGCACTCGTCGCCGCAGGCGGGGAAACCCGAGGGGTTCTCCCCCATGATGGCCTTCCACTGCGCCTGGGTCACCTCGGTGGTCGACAGGTAGAATCCCCGGTTGAACGTGACCCGGTGCATGGGGATCTCGTCGGGCTCGCCCTTGTCGGAACCCATCTTGAACTTCCCGGCGGGGACGTAGGCGAAGGTCATCCCCAGGGGACCCTCGAGCGTGGTTCCCGCCTTGACGTCGTCGGTCTGGGCGCCAGCCGGAACCATCAGTGCGATACCCAGGCAAACGGTGCAACAGGTCATCAGAACGGCGTTGAATCGATGCACGGGCATGGTGCCTCCTCCCGGACTCATTGTTGGACGTTTTGATTCTAACACGCCGGGTGAAAATCGTGTCGATCTTTCTTCCGGGACGCTCGCCTTCCCCCGGGTTGGGGCGGGGGGCCGTGCGCCGCCGCGAGAGGGGCTTCTAGCCTTCCTGCGTCTGGGCCATGAACTTGAGGACGCCGATGTCGGGAAGGTTGCGGTAACGCTCGGCATAGTCCAGGCCGTACCCCACCACGAACACGTCGGGGATCTCGAAGCCCTGGTAATCCACCGCGACCTCCACCTTGCGCCGGGAGGGCTTGGAGAGCAGGGCGCAGATGCGGACCGTGGCGGGGTCGCGGTTCTCCAGCAGGTGTTTCAGGTAGGTGAGCGTCAGGCCGGTGTCCACGATGTCTTCCACGATCAGGACGTGGCGCCCGGTGATGGAACAGTCCAGGTCCTTGATGAGCTTGACCTCGCCCGTCGTGTGGGTGGAAGCGCCGTAGCTGCCGACGGCGATGAAGTCGACGCTGAGCGGGATGTCGATGCACCGGATGAGATCGGAGTGGAACAGCGTGGCCCCTTTCAGGATGCAGATGAACAGCGGGTTCTTGCCGGCGTAGTCCCGGGAGAGGGCCTGGCCCATCTCCGTCACGCGGGCCTGGATCTGTTCCCGGGTGAGCAGGATGTCCCGGATGTATTCGCCGGGGTATTCGGGGTAGACTTGCTTCATGGGAAACCTCCTTCCGTCCCGTTCGGGAAGACGATGCCGCATTATCCCACAAATCCGGGGTACCGGGGAGGTGGAAATTCCCGGTCCGCCGGGCGGATTTTTCAGGGTCCCCGTGATTCAACCCTTGCAGGCGCGTCGCCATTGTGTATACTTTTCTCCGAGGGAAGGTGGCAATGAATCAACCGCTGAGCATGAAAAAGGGCGAGCATTCCCACGTCGGCAAAGTCCGCGAGGAGAACCAGGACCGGGTCACGTCGTTCCCGACGGACTACGGCGAACTGCACATCGTGGCCGACGGCATGGGCGGCCACCGCGGGGGCGCCACGGCGGCCTCGATGGTGGTCAACGGTTTCGAGGATTTCTTCCGGAGCCGGAAGGCCCCCCCGGGCACTTCGCTGGCCGACGCGCTCTGCCTGGCCACCCGGGCCACCAACCAGGCCATCTTTTCCGCGGCCAACGCGGGGAACCCCGAGACGACGAAGATGGGCTCGACCGTGGTGGTGGCCGTCTGGCGGGCGGAGGAGAACGAGCTGGTGGTCGGCCACGTGGGGGACAGCCGTGCCTACCTGTTCCGCGACGGCGCCCTCATGCAGATCACCCACGACCACTCCCTGGTCCAGCGCTACATCGACGCCGGCATGATGTCCGAGAGCGACGGCCGCCAGCACCCCGACTCGGGTGTCCTGACGCGATCCATGGGGCAGCGGCCCGAAGTGGAGATGGACGTCAAGCCTCCCGTGAAGATGCAGGAGGGGGACGCCGTGCTCCTCTGCTCTGACGGGCTGTGCGGTTACGTCGAGGACGAGGCCATCGCCCAGGCCCTCAATGCCGCCACGGAATCCCAGGACGCGGCGGACCGCCTCCTCGACCTCGCCCTGAAGGCGGGCGGGGAGGACAACGTGTCCATTCAGGTCCTCCAGTTCGGCGCCCGCAAGGCGGCGAAAACCGTCGTCGTGAAAGCCCTTCCGGGCGGCGCCGGCCCCGCGTCGCCGGGGGCGCCTTCCGCCCCGGCCGCCGTCGTTCCCCCCGCGGCGCCCCCGGTGGTTCCCGCCCCGGCCACGACCGCGGAGAAGGCGAGCCCGAAACCTTCCCGGAAACCGGCAGGCGACGAGGATCACGGCCACCCCAAGCACCGCCTGTTCCTGATCCTCCTGATCCCCACCGTTTTCCTGCTGGGGATGGTGGCCGGCATCCTGCTGGATCACTTCGTTCTCGCCCCGCCGCCGGCGGCCAAGCCCGCCGCCCCGCCGCCGGCCCCCGCCGGCCCCCCGACGCCGCCCGCCGTCACCCGGCCCGAAACCGCCCCGGGCCCGGCCGAGACGCCGTCCGTGACCATCACCCCCTCACCGGCGCCGCCCCCGGCCAACCGGCCGGCGCCCCGGAAAGCGGAGCCGCACAAAACACGTCATCACTGAAGCGGCCTGCCTGATTTCTTCGCGCCCGGGGTGCGGTCCGCGGGGAAGAGCCCCTGTGACGCCCCGGGTCCCGTTCGGGGCTGTTCGTTTTTCCGCCGTTCTGGTGTATGCTGTCTTCGTTCCGTGGCGGTCATTTCCGGGGAGAGGTGCATTCTCGTGAAGAGACAGGATGCCATGTCGGAATTGACGGGTACGTTCCGCCTCACGCCCGCCGACATCGCGGAGATTGTCAGCGGCTTTCATGCCGAGATGCGGCGGGGCCTGTCGGGCGAACAGAGTTCGCTCAAGATGCTGCCCTCCTTCGTCGCGAAGCCCAGGGGATCGGAAACGGGCAACTACCTGGCCCTGGACCTCGGCGGGACCAACCTGAGAGTTTTGGCCGTCGAACTGGAGGGTGCGGGCAAGTCCCGCGTCCTGGCCGTGGACAAGTTCGTGGTCCCGGGCGCGCTGATGTGCGGGAAGGGGGAGGACCTCTTCGATTTCCTCGCCGATTGCGTCCTGACCTTCGCCGGCAAGGTCGGGGCCGGTTCGGCCGGCGGGCTGAGGCTGGCATTCACGTTCTCGTTCCCCACGGAGCAAACCCGCGTCGACTCGGGCCGGCTGGTCGCCTGGACGAAAGGTTTCACCGCGACGGGCGTACAGGGTGAGGATGTCGTCGACCTGCTCACCCGGTCGCTCCGGCGAAAGGGGGCCGGTTTCGTCCGGATCGTGGCGCTCGTCAACGACACCGTCGGCACCCTCGCCGCCCGGGGCTACGCCGATCCGGCCTGCGACGTGGGGGTCATCCTGGGGACCGGAACGAACGCCTGTTACTCCGAGGAGATCCTGAGAATTACCAAGAACAGGAACCTGGGTGCGGGCGGGGAGATGATCGTCAACATGGAGTGGGGCAATTTCGCCCTGCTCCGGCGCACCCCCTTTGACCTGGACCTGGACCGTCACTCCCCCAACCCGGGTTCTCAGCTCCTGGAGAAGACGGTCTCGGGAATGTACCTGGGAGAGCTTTCCCGACGGGTCATCCGGGCGTTGGTGAACGAAGGGCTCCTTTTCCCCGGGGCCGGCCGGGACCTCTTCGCCACTCCCTACGCGTTCAGGACCGAGCACATGTCGGCTCTCGCGGCCAATGATCCCGGGGTTCTGGCCGCGTTCGGCATCGACGATCCCACGGAGAACGACCGGGGTCTCCTGGCCGACGTTTGCCGGGCGATTTCCCTGCGGTCGGCCCGGATCGTGGGTGCGGCCCTCGCCGCGGTCATCACCTGGATGGACCCGGAGCTGATACGGCCGCACACGGTGGGGATTGACGGGTCTTTGTTCGAGCATTACCCGGGGTACCCGGGAGATATCCGCGGCGCCCTGGCGGACGCCCTGGGGCCCCGGGCGGACCGGGTCCGGCTCGAGCTGGCCAAGGACGGTTCCGGCATCGGGGCGGCCGTCATCGCGGCCGTCGCCGGCACCGACTGACCCCTTCTCGAGGTTTATCACCAAAGGAGACCAGACAGCATGGAACAGCGCACACAAAGCGGCTACAAGACAGTCACCTACTTCGTCTGTGCCACGGCCGCCCTGGGGGGCTTGTTGTTCGGCCTCGACCAGGGGTTCATCGCCAATTCCCTGGGGACGATCAAGCAGGTCTACAACCTCGACCTGAAGGGGGCCGAGCACTATTCCTCCATCCTGGCCACCGGAAGCATCTTCGGGGCGCTCCTCGCCGGGGTGTTCGCCCGGTTCCTTGGACGGAAGAAAAGCCTGCTTCTCGCGGGCTTCCTCTTCAGCGCCGCCTCGAGCCTGTCGGCCTTCCTGCCCCACCTGCACATCCTGTTCGGGTGCCGCTTCGCCCTGGGGTTCGCGGTAGGCATCGCCTCGTTCGTCGTCCCCCTCTACCTGTCCGAGACGGCGCCGGCGAGCATCCGCGGCGCGATGGGAACGCTTTTCCAATTGCTCATCACCATCGGGATCTTCCTGATCTCCGTCACGAACGTGACCATCGTGCACTGGATCGTCGATCCCCGCTACGCGCTGTCGACCATGTTCGCCGTCATCGTCGTCTTCGCCCTCCTGATGTTCCTGGGGTGTTTCATCCTGCCCGAAAGCCCCCGGTGGCTCCTGCTGAAGGGGCGGAAGGACCAGGCGGTCGACGTCCTCACGAAGGTGCTCAACACCGACGAAGAGGTCCGCAGTGAAATCGCCGGGATCGAAAGCACCCTCCACCACGCGGGGGCCAGCCTCGGCATCGTGTTCCGGAAGTACTTCTTCAAGGTGCTCCTGGTGGGCGTCGGGCTGCAGATGTTCCAGCAGTTGGTGGGCATCAACGTGATGATCTACTACGCCCCCACCATCCTGGGCTACGCGGGGCTCACGGGCCTCGTCGGGATGATGACGGTGCCGACGGTCAACATGCTGTTCACCTTCCCGGCCATCCACCTCGTGGAGAGGTGGGGGCGCAAGAAACTCCTGTACGTGGGTGCGGTCTGCATGTTCGTCACCATGGTGGCGGCGGGCGTCGCGTTCCACCTGGTCGGCGACGTGTCGGACCCCAGCCAGGTGGGCGGGCTTCCCAAGACGATCCTCCTGGTCTCGGTGATCGTCTACATCTTCGGGTTCGCCGTTTCATGGGGGCCCGTGGCCTGGCTCGTCTGCTCGGAGATCTTCCCGCTCGAGGGCCGGGAAATCGGCATGACCATCACCACCATGGTCAACTGGACGTTCGCCGGCCTGCTCATGGACAACTCGCTGACCTTCATGCACACCTACGGGAACTCGTCCATCTTCTTCCTCTTTTCCGGTTTCTGCATCGCGGCCGTCTTTTTCGTGGCACTGTTCGTCCCGGAGACGAAGGGGGTCAACCTGGAGGCCATCGAGAGCAATCTGAGGGGTGGCGAAAAGATGCGAAACCTCGGCAAAGCGGCGGCCGGGGATCGTTGACGGGGTTTCGGGGTCACACCCCGAACAGGGGGAGGGCGAGGCGGGTCAGGGCGCCGGTGAGGACGGCGAAGGGGATGACGAAGAAGAGGATCAGGGCGGCCTTTTTCAGCCCCTGTTCCTTCACGATCATGAAGAAGCTGGCGACGCAGGGGACGAAGAGGGTGAGGACCACCAGGGTGACCGCCACCTGGCCGGGGCCGAACATCCCCCGCTCCACCATGTCGTAGAGGCCGGCGGCGCCGAAGTCGCGGCGCAGAAAACCCATGACGAAGACCTGGGCGGCCTCGCCGGGGAGGCCCAGGAGCCCCGATACCACCGGTTTGGCGGTGTCGATGATCTTGCCCAGCACGGTGAACCAGTCCAGGAGGAAGAGGAGGAAGGTGCCCAGCAGGAAGAGGGGAACCGCCTCCTTGAGGAACCACCACACCCGGAGCCCGGTCTTGATCCAGATGTTCTTCCAGCACGGGTAGCGGACGGGGGGGATCTCCAGGATGAAATCGCTGGGGTCCCCCGGCAGAAGCCGGGCCGCGAGGATGCCCACCAGCAGGGTCTGGAACGCCACCACCCCGATCACCACCAGGGCGACCCACGCGGAGAAACCCGAGAAGATGCCCAGCATGACCCCCAGCTGCGCCGAGCAGGGGATGCCCAGGGCCAGCAGGAGAGTGGCGATCAAGCGCTCCTTGCGGGAGTTGAGGACCCTCGCCGTCATGACCGCCATGGTCCCGCACCCCAGGCCGAGAACCATGGGAAGAACGGCCTTCCCGTTGAGGCCGACGAGCCGGAAGGACCGGTTGGCCAGCACGGAGAGCCGGGGGAGATAGCCGCTGTCCTCGAGGAAGCCGAAGGCGAGGAAGAAGGTGGAGACCACGGGGAGCACGATGCCGACGCTGTAGGTGAGCCCCTTGGAGATCAGGCCGTAAGGCCCCGTGAAGAGGTCGGTGATGAAGGGGGAGGGGACGGCCTCGTGGAACCAACGGTGGAGCGGCGGGTTGAGGTAGGCATTGAAGATCCCGTCCTCCAGCAACCCCACCAGGACCTGGGCCCCGAAGACCCCGACGAAGACGTAGACGGCCGCCAGGACGGCCAGGAGTGCCG
This genomic interval from Acidobacteriota bacterium contains the following:
- the hpt gene encoding hypoxanthine phosphoribosyltransferase, translated to MKQVYPEYPGEYIRDILLTREQIQARVTEMGQALSRDYAGKNPLFICILKGATLFHSDLIRCIDIPLSVDFIAVGSYGASTHTTGEVKLIKDLDCSITGRHVLIVEDIVDTGLTLTYLKHLLENRDPATVRICALLSKPSRRKVEVAVDYQGFEIPDVFVVGYGLDYAERYRNLPDIGVLKFMAQTQEG
- a CDS encoding formylglycine-generating enzyme family protein; translated protein: MPVHRFNAVLMTCCTVCLGIALMVPAGAQTDDVKAGTTLEGPLGMTFAYVPAGKFKMGSDKGEPDEIPMHRVTFNRGFYLSTTEVTQAQWKAIMGENPSGFPACGDECPVDSVSWDDAQEFVRKLNEKDPGKRYRLPSEAEWEYACRAGTVTEAFWKAEPPDAYCWYDANSGRTPHAVKGKKPNPWGIHDMLGNLWEWCEDVYTGSYEGAPSDGIARVAGGEENRRVARGGSWSSNGWSVRAANRMPYPKDLRYSGLGFRLVREVR
- a CDS encoding sugar porter family MFS transporter, with product MEQRTQSGYKTVTYFVCATAALGGLLFGLDQGFIANSLGTIKQVYNLDLKGAEHYSSILATGSIFGALLAGVFARFLGRKKSLLLAGFLFSAASSLSAFLPHLHILFGCRFALGFAVGIASFVVPLYLSETAPASIRGAMGTLFQLLITIGIFLISVTNVTIVHWIVDPRYALSTMFAVIVVFALLMFLGCFILPESPRWLLLKGRKDQAVDVLTKVLNTDEEVRSEIAGIESTLHHAGASLGIVFRKYFFKVLLVGVGLQMFQQLVGINVMIYYAPTILGYAGLTGLVGMMTVPTVNMLFTFPAIHLVERWGRKKLLYVGAVCMFVTMVAAGVAFHLVGDVSDPSQVGGLPKTILLVSVIVYIFGFAVSWGPVAWLVCSEIFPLEGREIGMTITTMVNWTFAGLLMDNSLTFMHTYGNSSIFFLFSGFCIAAVFFVALFVPETKGVNLEAIESNLRGGEKMRNLGKAAAGDR
- a CDS encoding serine/threonine-protein phosphatase; its protein translation is MNQPLSMKKGEHSHVGKVREENQDRVTSFPTDYGELHIVADGMGGHRGGATAASMVVNGFEDFFRSRKAPPGTSLADALCLATRATNQAIFSAANAGNPETTKMGSTVVVAVWRAEENELVVGHVGDSRAYLFRDGALMQITHDHSLVQRYIDAGMMSESDGRQHPDSGVLTRSMGQRPEVEMDVKPPVKMQEGDAVLLCSDGLCGYVEDEAIAQALNAATESQDAADRLLDLALKAGGEDNVSIQVLQFGARKAAKTVVVKALPGGAGPASPGAPSAPAAVVPPAAPPVVPAPATTAEKASPKPSRKPAGDEDHGHPKHRLFLILLIPTVFLLGMVAGILLDHFVLAPPPAAKPAAPPPAPAGPPTPPAVTRPETAPGPAETPSVTITPSPAPPPANRPAPRKAEPHKTRHH